The Streptomyces seoulensis genome contains a region encoding:
- a CDS encoding aldehyde dehydrogenase family protein — protein sequence MTSTHAFWLAGRQATGEDSFDVTSPWDGRVVGRASVPSDAQVEEAVAAAYAVRDEFAAVPAHVRAAALDHVATRLTERTEEIAQLISGENGKPIKWARGEVGRAVSVFKLAAEEARRFNGGEAQRLDTDAGGQGRMALIRRFPKGVVLGIAPFNFPLNLCAHKVAPAIAAGVPIILKPAPATPLSGLVIGELLAETDLPAGSWSVLPVANDKMPALVQDERLPVISFTGSEQVGYAIMDSVPRKHCTLELGGNGAAVVLGDWASDADLDWAATRIATFSNYQGGQSCISVQRVIVDGAVYERLLPRIVAAVEAQVTGDPADDKTEVGPLVSEAAAQRVESWVNEAVELGATLLTGGERDGATYAPTVLTDVPAGATLATEEVFGPVLTVTKVDGEAEAFAAVNDSKYGLQAGVFTHDLQTAFRAHRALEVGGVVIGDVPSYRADQMPYGGVKQSGVGREGVRSAMDDYTYERVLVLTGLAL from the coding sequence ATGACCTCCACCCACGCCTTCTGGCTGGCCGGCCGCCAGGCCACCGGCGAGGACAGCTTCGACGTCACCTCTCCGTGGGACGGCCGTGTCGTCGGCCGGGCGAGCGTGCCCAGCGACGCCCAGGTCGAGGAGGCCGTGGCCGCCGCGTACGCCGTGCGCGACGAGTTCGCCGCCGTCCCCGCGCACGTCCGCGCCGCCGCCCTCGACCACGTCGCCACGCGGCTGACCGAGCGCACCGAGGAGATCGCCCAGCTCATCTCCGGCGAGAACGGCAAGCCGATCAAGTGGGCCCGCGGCGAGGTCGGCCGTGCCGTCTCCGTCTTCAAGCTCGCGGCCGAGGAGGCCCGCCGGTTCAACGGCGGCGAGGCCCAGCGGCTCGACACCGACGCGGGCGGCCAGGGACGCATGGCGCTGATCCGCCGCTTCCCCAAGGGCGTCGTCCTCGGCATCGCGCCGTTCAACTTCCCGCTGAACCTGTGCGCCCACAAGGTCGCCCCGGCCATCGCCGCCGGTGTCCCGATCATCCTCAAGCCCGCCCCGGCCACCCCGCTGTCCGGCCTGGTCATCGGCGAGCTGCTGGCCGAGACCGACCTGCCCGCCGGGTCCTGGAGCGTCCTGCCGGTCGCCAACGACAAGATGCCCGCGCTGGTCCAGGACGAGCGGCTCCCGGTGATCTCCTTCACCGGCTCCGAGCAGGTCGGCTACGCGATCATGGACTCGGTGCCGCGCAAGCACTGCACGCTGGAGCTGGGCGGCAACGGCGCGGCCGTCGTCCTCGGCGACTGGGCGAGCGACGCCGACCTGGACTGGGCCGCGACCCGCATCGCCACCTTCTCCAACTACCAGGGCGGCCAGTCCTGCATCTCGGTGCAGCGCGTGATCGTCGACGGCGCGGTGTACGAGCGGCTGCTGCCGCGCATCGTGGCCGCCGTCGAGGCCCAGGTCACCGGTGACCCGGCCGACGACAAGACCGAGGTCGGCCCGCTGGTCAGCGAGGCCGCCGCGCAGCGCGTCGAGTCCTGGGTGAACGAGGCCGTCGAGCTGGGCGCCACCCTGCTCACCGGCGGCGAGCGCGACGGCGCCACCTACGCGCCGACCGTCCTCACCGACGTGCCCGCGGGCGCCACCCTCGCCACCGAGGAGGTCTTCGGACCGGTCCTCACCGTCACGAAGGTCGACGGCGAGGCCGAGGCGTTCGCCGCGGTCAACGACTCCAAGTACGGCCTCCAGGCAGGTGTGTTCACCCACGACCTGCAGACCGCCTTCCGCGCTCACCGCGCGCTGGAGGTCGGCGGTGTCGTCATCGGCGACGTCCCGTCCTACCGTGCCGACCAGATGCCGTACGGCGGCGTCAAGCAGTCCGGCGTGGGCCGCGAGGGCGTGCGCTCCGCGATGGACGACTACACCTACGAGCGCGTCCTGGTCCTCACGGGCCTCGCACTCTGA
- a CDS encoding PucR family transcriptional regulator, translating to MPPTLASLVHHSALKLTVRAGEDRLDVPVRWAHVSELADPVPYMEGGELLLITALKLDAEDPEAMRRYVKRLAGAGVVGLGFAVGVNYDDIPEALVGAARQEGLPLLEVPRRTPFLAISKAVSAAIAADQYRAVTAGFAAQRELTRQALTTGPEGLLAALAAQVDGWAALYDASGAVVAAAPEWAGRRAARLTAEVERLRERPAPASSVVAAPDTEDRIELHSLGTGRRPRAALAVGTAAAPGTAERYAVHSAIALLTLTTERSRSLQAAEGRVGAAVLRMLLAGEPDHARTVAGDLYGGLLDAPFRVLVAESAPPGTDGEPLGGLAEAAESAAARSGESVLVVPERERLVVLATDGGAAVAACTAYAGALEAARLVPESSGGEDGGLVVGLSAPAGPIAAASAYRQAEQALSVARRRGRAMVEHEHVAAGSVLPLLADDAVRAFADGLLRALRDHDATGRGDLVASLRAWLSRHGQWDAAAADLGVHRHTLRYRMRRVEEILGRSLDDPDVRMELWLALKATSAE from the coding sequence ATGCCGCCGACGCTCGCCTCGCTCGTCCACCACTCCGCGCTCAAGCTCACCGTCCGCGCGGGCGAGGACCGGCTCGACGTGCCCGTCCGCTGGGCGCACGTCAGCGAGCTGGCCGACCCCGTGCCGTACATGGAGGGCGGGGAGCTGCTGCTCATCACCGCGCTCAAGCTGGACGCGGAGGACCCCGAGGCGATGCGGCGGTACGTGAAGCGGCTGGCCGGCGCGGGAGTCGTCGGCCTCGGCTTCGCGGTGGGCGTGAACTACGACGACATCCCCGAGGCGCTGGTCGGGGCGGCCCGGCAGGAGGGGCTGCCCCTGCTGGAGGTGCCCCGGCGCACCCCCTTCCTCGCCATCAGCAAGGCGGTCTCGGCCGCCATCGCCGCCGACCAGTACCGGGCCGTCACCGCGGGCTTCGCCGCCCAGCGCGAACTGACCCGGCAGGCGCTGACCACCGGCCCCGAGGGCCTGCTCGCCGCCCTCGCCGCCCAGGTCGACGGCTGGGCCGCGCTGTACGACGCGTCCGGCGCCGTCGTCGCCGCCGCGCCCGAGTGGGCCGGCCGCCGGGCCGCCCGGCTCACCGCGGAGGTCGAGCGGCTGCGCGAACGGCCCGCCCCCGCCTCTTCGGTGGTCGCCGCCCCCGACACCGAGGACCGGATCGAACTGCACTCCCTCGGCACCGGCCGCCGCCCCCGCGCCGCGCTCGCCGTCGGCACCGCAGCCGCCCCCGGCACCGCCGAGCGCTACGCCGTGCACTCCGCGATCGCCCTGCTCACCCTCACCACCGAGCGCTCCCGCTCGCTGCAGGCCGCCGAAGGGCGGGTCGGCGCGGCGGTGCTGCGCATGCTGCTGGCCGGCGAGCCCGACCACGCCCGCACGGTCGCCGGAGATCTGTACGGCGGGCTGCTGGACGCGCCCTTCCGGGTCCTCGTCGCCGAGTCCGCGCCCCCGGGGACGGACGGCGAGCCGCTCGGCGGGCTCGCGGAGGCCGCCGAGTCCGCCGCCGCCCGCTCCGGTGAATCCGTGCTGGTCGTGCCGGAGCGCGAGCGGCTGGTGGTGCTCGCCACCGACGGCGGCGCGGCCGTCGCCGCGTGCACGGCGTACGCGGGCGCGCTGGAGGCGGCCCGGCTCGTGCCGGAGTCCTCGGGCGGCGAGGACGGCGGACTCGTCGTCGGCCTCTCGGCCCCCGCGGGCCCGATCGCGGCCGCCTCCGCCTACCGGCAGGCCGAGCAGGCGCTGTCGGTGGCCCGGCGGCGCGGCCGGGCCATGGTCGAGCACGAGCACGTCGCCGCGGGCTCGGTGCTGCCGCTCCTGGCCGACGACGCGGTACGGGCGTTCGCGGACGGCCTGCTGCGGGCGCTGCGCGACCACGACGCGACCGGGCGCGGCGACCTGGTCGCCTCGCTGCGGGCGTGGCTGTCCCGGCACGGGCAGTGGGACGCGGCAGCCGCCGACCTCGGCGTGCACCGGCACACCCTGCGCTACCGGATGCGCCGGGTCGAGGAGATCCTCGGCCGCTCGCTGGACGACCCGGACGTCCGGATGGAGCTGTGGCTGGCACTGAAGGCCACCTCGGCGGAGTAG
- a CDS encoding ATP-binding protein, translated as MDGEGTRDTRATHSGAVPRPTRPPEGPAAPPPMPTMPPGAPPRPDGSAFLAWLRASRPAAAPGVWRLGHRPRPETEPEQTPARQLLSGAVIAFLVGWLVWSLLWNGYLGGWWVLPLELFTPDSWREGNDRVGNAVLWYSYYTLIAAVILLAVGRIGRWGEVWRRFGPPAWLRSTTPAEPPPPAPGHDPADWPELRAHGAHEAAERLAAEARTGLMRDVDHARIDRAWQGVRSGAYPLAAFTGAVLRDGSAACPHPSGERDLPARQARHDLLTGQVRLGAAADDPRNPYQYRGAGLALGTDLLGTSLVAVGPAGSGKTGSLVRPLAESLCLHALAGRAAVVSVGAAGAGIGPAEAYDVVVRVGHPDSVYDLDLYGGTTDPDEAAAILAEALVGDLAEPHPGSDSRRSTTVLAQLLGPFRAVHDRFPSVPELRQLLDGSPGPLAALRKALTETGHASLLRELDARERQQAHPGDVAAVLADRVALLDRPAFAAFFDTSGGSRPFTLKALDHPVRVRIDLPQRGHADASRILARLVLAQFTAAVTAREDRSLFACLLLDEAAGVVTPESVRGIQRLRSAGAGVVLTLRTLDDVPRPLRGPLLGATGCRMAFSGLTPWDGQDFADVWGKEWIEARDVTDRQIIAETPAGKAVHMLRRVITGQAPTARAVTVRQVERERWSASELAHAVPPGHAVLSLTTVRGEHAPPLLVDLRG; from the coding sequence ATGGACGGCGAAGGTACGCGGGACACGCGCGCCACCCACAGCGGTGCGGTGCCGCGCCCGACGCGGCCCCCGGAAGGGCCCGCCGCGCCGCCGCCCATGCCCACGATGCCACCCGGAGCGCCGCCCCGCCCGGACGGCTCGGCCTTCCTCGCCTGGCTGCGCGCCTCCCGGCCTGCCGCAGCGCCCGGTGTCTGGCGCCTCGGACACCGGCCCCGGCCCGAGACCGAGCCCGAGCAGACCCCGGCCCGCCAGTTGCTCAGCGGGGCCGTGATCGCGTTCCTGGTCGGCTGGCTGGTGTGGTCCCTGCTCTGGAACGGCTACCTGGGCGGCTGGTGGGTGCTGCCGCTGGAGCTGTTCACCCCGGACTCCTGGCGCGAGGGCAACGACCGCGTCGGCAACGCCGTCCTCTGGTACTCGTACTACACCCTCATCGCCGCCGTCATCCTGCTCGCCGTCGGCCGCATCGGCCGCTGGGGCGAGGTCTGGCGGCGCTTCGGACCCCCCGCCTGGCTCCGGTCCACCACCCCGGCCGAGCCGCCGCCGCCCGCGCCCGGCCACGACCCCGCCGACTGGCCCGAGCTGCGTGCCCACGGCGCCCACGAGGCCGCCGAGCGGCTCGCCGCCGAGGCGCGCACCGGGCTCATGCGCGACGTCGACCACGCCCGGATCGACCGCGCCTGGCAGGGCGTGCGCTCCGGCGCGTACCCGCTGGCCGCGTTCACCGGAGCCGTCCTCCGTGACGGCTCCGCCGCCTGCCCGCACCCCTCGGGCGAGCGTGATCTGCCAGCCCGCCAGGCCCGTCACGACCTGCTCACCGGCCAGGTCCGCCTCGGCGCCGCCGCCGACGACCCGCGCAACCCCTACCAGTACCGGGGCGCCGGACTCGCCCTCGGCACCGATCTGCTCGGCACCTCCCTGGTCGCCGTCGGCCCGGCCGGCTCCGGCAAGACCGGCAGCCTCGTCCGGCCGCTCGCCGAGTCGCTGTGCCTGCACGCCCTCGCCGGCCGCGCCGCCGTGGTCAGCGTCGGCGCCGCCGGCGCCGGAATCGGCCCGGCCGAGGCTTACGACGTGGTCGTCCGGGTCGGCCACCCCGACTCCGTGTACGACCTCGACCTCTACGGCGGCACCACCGACCCGGACGAGGCCGCCGCCATACTCGCCGAGGCCCTCGTCGGCGACCTCGCCGAGCCGCACCCCGGCTCCGACAGCCGACGCTCCACCACCGTCCTCGCCCAGCTCCTCGGCCCCTTCCGCGCCGTCCACGACCGCTTCCCCTCCGTCCCCGAGCTGCGCCAGCTCCTCGACGGCTCGCCCGGCCCGCTCGCCGCGCTGCGCAAGGCGCTGACCGAGACCGGGCACGCGTCCCTGCTGCGCGAACTCGACGCGCGGGAACGGCAGCAGGCCCACCCCGGCGACGTGGCTGCCGTGCTCGCCGACCGGGTCGCGCTGCTCGACCGGCCCGCCTTCGCCGCCTTCTTCGACACCTCCGGCGGCTCCCGGCCGTTCACCCTGAAGGCCCTCGACCACCCGGTCCGCGTCCGCATCGACCTGCCCCAGCGCGGCCACGCCGACGCCTCCCGCATCCTGGCCCGGCTGGTCCTCGCCCAGTTCACGGCCGCCGTCACCGCCCGCGAGGACCGGTCCCTCTTCGCCTGCCTGCTGCTCGACGAGGCGGCCGGGGTCGTCACCCCCGAGTCCGTGCGCGGCATCCAGAGGCTGCGCTCCGCCGGTGCGGGCGTCGTCCTCACCCTGCGCACCCTGGACGACGTGCCCCGCCCGCTGCGCGGCCCGCTGCTCGGCGCCACCGGCTGCCGGATGGCGTTCTCCGGACTCACGCCCTGGGACGGGCAGGACTTCGCCGACGTGTGGGGCAAGGAGTGGATCGAGGCCCGCGACGTCACCGACCGGCAGATCATCGCCGAGACCCCGGCCGGCAAGGCCGTGCACATGCTGCGCCGCGTCATCACCGGCCAGGCGCCCACCGCCCGCGCGGTCACCGTCCGCCAGGTCGAACGGGAGCGCTGGTCCGCCTCCGAACTGGCCCACGCGGTCCCGCCGGGCCACGCGGTCCTCTCCCTGACCACGGTCCGGGGCGAACACGCACCACCGCTGCTGGTTGACCTGCGGGGCTGA
- the gabT gene encoding 4-aminobutyrate--2-oxoglutarate transaminase has protein sequence MTALPQERRVVTAIPGPKSQELQARRTAVVAQGVGSTLPVFVTRAGGGVIEDVDGNSLIDFGSGIAVTSVGASAEAVVRRASAQLADFTHTCFMVTPYEGYVEVAEALAELTPGDHAKKSALFNSGAEAVENAVKIARAHTKRQAVVVFDHGYHGRTNLTMALTAKNMPYKNGFGPFAPEVYRVPVAYGYRWPTGPENAGPEAAKQAIDQITKQVGADNVAAIIIEPVLGEGGFIEPAKGFLPEIVKFAKDNGIVFVADEIQSGFCRTGQWFACEDEGIVPDLITTAKGIAGGLPLAAVTGRAEIMDAAHAGGLGGTYGGNPVACAAALGAIETMKEQDLNGKAKHIEKVMKGRLATMAEKFDIIGDIRGRGAMVAIELVKDRATKEPNAEAAAALAKACHQEGLLVLTCGTYGNVLRFLPPLVIGEDLLNEGLDIIEQAFSRI, from the coding sequence ATGACCGCACTTCCGCAGGAGCGCCGCGTCGTCACCGCCATTCCCGGCCCGAAGTCGCAGGAGCTGCAGGCCCGCCGTACCGCGGTCGTCGCGCAGGGCGTCGGCTCCACGCTGCCGGTGTTCGTCACGCGCGCGGGCGGCGGCGTCATCGAGGACGTCGACGGCAACAGCCTGATCGACTTCGGTTCCGGCATCGCCGTGACCTCGGTGGGCGCCTCCGCCGAGGCCGTGGTGCGCCGCGCGAGCGCCCAGCTCGCCGACTTCACCCACACGTGTTTCATGGTCACCCCGTACGAGGGCTACGTGGAGGTCGCCGAGGCCCTCGCCGAGCTGACGCCGGGTGACCACGCGAAGAAGTCGGCGCTGTTCAACTCGGGCGCCGAGGCGGTCGAGAACGCGGTGAAGATCGCCCGCGCGCACACCAAGCGCCAGGCGGTCGTCGTCTTCGACCACGGCTACCACGGCCGCACCAACCTGACGATGGCGCTGACGGCGAAGAACATGCCGTACAAGAACGGCTTCGGTCCGTTCGCGCCCGAGGTGTACCGCGTGCCGGTGGCCTACGGCTACCGCTGGCCGACCGGCCCGGAGAACGCGGGCCCGGAGGCCGCCAAGCAGGCCATCGACCAGATCACCAAGCAGGTCGGCGCCGACAACGTGGCCGCGATCATCATCGAGCCGGTGCTCGGTGAGGGCGGCTTCATCGAGCCGGCCAAGGGCTTCCTGCCGGAGATCGTGAAGTTCGCCAAGGACAACGGCATCGTCTTCGTGGCGGACGAGATCCAGTCCGGCTTCTGCCGCACCGGCCAGTGGTTCGCGTGCGAGGACGAGGGCATCGTCCCGGACCTGATCACCACCGCCAAGGGCATCGCGGGCGGTCTGCCGCTCGCCGCCGTCACCGGCCGCGCCGAGATCATGGACGCCGCGCACGCGGGCGGCCTGGGCGGCACCTACGGCGGCAACCCGGTGGCCTGCGCCGCCGCGCTCGGCGCGATCGAGACGATGAAGGAGCAGGACCTCAACGGCAAGGCCAAGCACATCGAGAAGGTCATGAAGGGCCGCCTCGCCACGATGGCCGAGAAGTTCGACATCATCGGTGACATCCGGGGCCGGGGCGCGATGGTCGCCATCGAGCTGGTCAAGGACCGCGCCACCAAGGAGCCGAACGCCGAGGCGGCCGCCGCGCTGGCCAAGGCGTGCCACCAGGAGGGCCTGCTGGTCCTGACCTGTGGCACCTACGGCAACGTGCTGCGCTTCCTGCCCCCGCTGGTCATCGGCGAGGACCTGCTGAACGAGGGCCTGGACATCATCGAGCAGGCTTTCTCGCGCATCTGA
- a CDS encoding chitinase — MALAVPGSAALSSAARAADADAAVNGGFESGLSPWTCTAGATVTSPVHGGSSALKATPEGSDNAQCAQTVNVRPNSQYTLAGYVRGSYVYLGASGTGTTDVSAWTQSAPDWQRLATTFTTGANTTKVTIYAHGWYGTGAYYADDISLTGPGGTTTQPPTVPTGLRTGTVTATSVALSWTPVSGATGYSVYRDGVKVQSGSGTSATVSGLNPSTAYAFQVTASNDAGESARSATVTATTPARSDGGGGAELPAHALVGYLHASFANGSGYTRMADVPESWDVIDLAFGEPTSVTSGDIRFNRCPVSECPNVESDADFKAAIKAKQAAGKKVLISIGGQNGQVQLTTTAARDAFVSSVSKIIDQYGLDGLDIDFEGHSLSLNTGDTDFKNPTTPVIVNLISALKTLKAKYGTKFVLTMAPETFFVQNGYQFYGSGKWGGQDPRCGAYLPVIHALRDDLTLLHVQDYNSGPIMGLDNQYHSMGGADFHIAMTDMLLTGFPVAGDANNVFPPLRPDQVAIGMPASVNAGNGYVAPAEVTKTLDCLTKRTNCGSYATHGTWPALRGLMTWSVNWDRFAGWEFQRTFDSYFG; from the coding sequence ATGGCTCTCGCCGTGCCCGGCAGTGCCGCGCTCTCGTCGGCCGCCCGCGCGGCCGACGCGGACGCAGCGGTCAACGGCGGATTCGAGTCCGGGCTGTCCCCCTGGACCTGTACCGCCGGTGCGACCGTCACCTCCCCGGTGCACGGCGGCTCCTCCGCGCTCAAGGCGACCCCGGAGGGCAGCGACAACGCCCAGTGCGCCCAGACGGTGAACGTCAGACCCAACTCCCAGTACACGCTCGCCGGTTACGTGCGCGGTTCCTACGTCTACCTCGGCGCGAGCGGCACCGGCACCACCGACGTCTCCGCCTGGACCCAGTCGGCCCCCGACTGGCAGAGGCTCGCCACCACCTTCACCACCGGCGCGAACACCACCAAGGTCACCATCTACGCCCACGGCTGGTACGGCACCGGCGCCTACTACGCCGACGACATCTCCCTCACCGGCCCCGGCGGCACCACCACCCAGCCGCCCACCGTGCCCACGGGACTGAGGACCGGCACCGTCACCGCCACCTCCGTGGCCCTGTCCTGGACCCCGGTGAGCGGCGCGACCGGCTACTCGGTCTACCGGGACGGCGTCAAAGTGCAGAGTGGCAGCGGCACTTCGGCCACCGTGAGCGGCCTGAACCCCTCGACTGCGTACGCCTTCCAGGTCACCGCGAGCAATGACGCGGGGGAGTCCGCCCGGTCCGCCACGGTGACCGCGACCACCCCGGCCCGCAGCGACGGCGGGGGCGGCGCCGAACTGCCCGCCCACGCCCTGGTCGGCTACCTCCACGCCAGCTTCGCCAACGGCTCCGGCTACACCCGCATGGCCGACGTACCCGAAAGCTGGGACGTCATCGACCTGGCCTTCGGCGAGCCGACCTCGGTCACCTCAGGCGACATCCGCTTCAACCGCTGCCCGGTGTCCGAGTGCCCGAACGTGGAGAGCGACGCCGACTTCAAGGCGGCCATCAAGGCCAAGCAGGCCGCCGGCAAGAAGGTGCTGATCTCCATCGGCGGCCAGAACGGCCAGGTCCAGCTCACCACCACCGCCGCCCGCGACGCCTTCGTCTCCTCCGTCTCGAAGATCATCGACCAGTACGGACTCGACGGCCTCGACATCGACTTCGAGGGCCACTCGCTCTCGCTGAACACCGGCGACACCGACTTCAAGAACCCGACCACCCCGGTGATCGTCAACCTGATCTCCGCGCTGAAGACGCTCAAGGCCAAGTACGGCACCAAGTTCGTGCTCACCATGGCCCCGGAGACCTTCTTCGTGCAGAACGGCTACCAGTTCTACGGCAGCGGCAAGTGGGGCGGGCAGGACCCGCGCTGCGGCGCCTACCTCCCGGTCATCCACGCCCTGCGCGACGACCTCACCCTGCTGCACGTCCAGGACTACAACTCCGGCCCGATCATGGGCCTGGACAACCAGTACCACTCCATGGGCGGCGCCGACTTCCACATCGCCATGACCGACATGCTGCTCACCGGCTTCCCGGTCGCGGGCGACGCGAACAACGTCTTCCCGCCGCTGCGCCCCGACCAGGTCGCCATTGGCATGCCCGCCTCGGTCAACGCCGGCAACGGCTACGTCGCCCCCGCCGAGGTCACCAAGACCCTGGACTGCCTCACGAAGCGGACGAACTGCGGCTCGTACGCGACCCACGGAACCTGGCCCGCGCTGCGCGGTCTGATGACCTGGTCGGTGAACTGGGACCGGTTCGCGGGCTGGGAGTTCCAGCGGACCTTCGACTCCTACTTCGGCTGA
- a CDS encoding NAD(P)/FAD-dependent oxidoreductase: MAPSAMSRGKDNWTASLSEARPVPYWLEDPGKPHPEPALTGTDTCDLLVVGGGYSGLWSALNAKERDPGRDVVLLEGREVGWAASGRNGGFCAASLTHGLANGLARWPGEIGTLEELGTRNLDEIEAALARHGIDCDFERTGEIDVATETYQAWELRDWHRELRDKGLADGMEFLDRDALRAQVDSPTFEAGLWDRRGVALLHPAKLAWGLKRACVALGVRVYEHTPALTMKQYGAGMEVGTPYGTVRARKVALGTNIFPSLLRRVRSYTVPVYDYVLTSEPLNAEQLASLGWKNRQGLGDAANQFHYFRLTPDNRVLWGGYDAIYPYGGRVRAEYDDRPETYAKLAGHFFTCFPQLEGVRFTHAWGGAIDTCSRFSAFFGTAHQGRVAYAAGYTGLGVGATRFGADVMLDLLDGADTERTRLEMVRRKPLPFPPEPFAWTGIALTRWSLARADAHGGRRNLWLRAMDRLGLGFDS; encoded by the coding sequence ATGGCCCCTAGCGCCATGAGCCGTGGAAAAGACAACTGGACCGCTTCCCTCTCCGAAGCCCGGCCCGTGCCGTACTGGCTGGAGGACCCCGGCAAGCCCCACCCCGAGCCCGCCCTCACCGGCACCGACACCTGCGACCTGCTCGTGGTCGGCGGCGGGTACAGCGGACTGTGGAGCGCGCTCAACGCCAAGGAGCGCGATCCCGGCCGTGACGTGGTGCTGCTGGAAGGGCGCGAGGTGGGCTGGGCCGCCTCGGGCCGCAACGGAGGGTTCTGCGCCGCCTCCCTCACCCACGGCCTCGCCAACGGCCTGGCCCGCTGGCCGGGGGAGATCGGCACACTCGAGGAGCTGGGCACGCGCAACCTCGACGAGATCGAGGCGGCGCTCGCCCGGCACGGCATCGACTGCGACTTCGAGCGCACCGGCGAGATCGACGTGGCCACCGAGACCTACCAGGCGTGGGAACTGCGCGACTGGCACCGGGAGCTGCGGGACAAGGGCCTCGCGGACGGCATGGAGTTCCTGGACCGGGACGCCCTGCGCGCCCAGGTCGACTCGCCCACCTTCGAGGCCGGGCTGTGGGACCGCCGGGGCGTGGCCCTGCTGCACCCGGCCAAACTGGCCTGGGGCCTGAAGCGGGCCTGCGTCGCCCTCGGGGTGCGGGTGTACGAGCACACCCCGGCCCTGACCATGAAGCAGTACGGCGCCGGCATGGAGGTCGGCACCCCGTACGGCACGGTGCGCGCCCGCAAGGTGGCGCTCGGCACCAACATCTTCCCGAGCCTGCTGCGCCGGGTCCGTTCCTACACGGTGCCGGTCTACGACTACGTGCTGACGAGCGAGCCGCTGAACGCGGAGCAGCTCGCCTCGCTCGGCTGGAAGAACCGCCAGGGCCTCGGCGACGCGGCGAACCAGTTCCACTACTTCCGGCTGACCCCCGACAACCGGGTGCTGTGGGGCGGCTACGACGCGATCTACCCCTACGGCGGCCGGGTCCGCGCGGAGTACGACGACCGGCCGGAGACCTACGCCAAGCTGGCCGGGCACTTCTTCACCTGCTTCCCGCAGTTGGAGGGCGTCCGCTTCACCCACGCCTGGGGCGGCGCCATCGACACCTGCTCGCGTTTCTCGGCGTTCTTCGGCACCGCCCATCAGGGCCGGGTCGCCTACGCGGCCGGGTACACCGGGCTGGGGGTGGGCGCCACCCGCTTCGGCGCCGACGTGATGCTGGACCTGCTGGACGGCGCGGACACCGAGCGCACCCGGCTGGAGATGGTCCGCAGGAAACCGCTGCCGTTCCCGCCCGAGCCGTTCGCCTGGACCGGGATCGCGCTGACCCGCTGGTCGCTGGCGCGGGCCGACGCGCACGGCGGCCGACGCAACCTGTGGCTGCGGGCCATGGACCGGCTGGGCCTCGGTTTCGACAGTTAG
- a CDS encoding ABC transporter permease, protein MAVFTWLKHRLVVVAGLLTLAYLLLPNIVVTVFSFNKPKGRFNYEWQQFSADAWKDPCGVADMCGALSLSLQIALWATVGATALGTMIAFALVRYRFRARGAVNSLIFLPMAMPEVVMAASLLTLFLNMGAQLGFWTILIAHIMFCLSFVVTAVKARVMSMDPRLEEAARDLYAGPVQTFWRVTLPIAAPGIAAGALLSFALSFDDFIITNFNAGSTVTFPMFVWGSAQRGTPVQINVIGTAMFLVAVLFVLVSMLVTHRRGQQKA, encoded by the coding sequence ATGGCCGTCTTCACCTGGCTCAAGCACCGTCTCGTCGTCGTAGCGGGACTGCTGACGCTCGCCTACCTGCTGCTGCCGAACATCGTCGTGACGGTGTTCTCCTTCAACAAGCCCAAGGGCCGCTTCAACTACGAGTGGCAGCAGTTCTCCGCCGACGCCTGGAAGGACCCGTGCGGGGTCGCCGACATGTGCGGCGCGCTCTCGCTCAGCCTCCAGATCGCCCTGTGGGCCACCGTCGGCGCCACCGCGCTCGGCACGATGATCGCGTTCGCGCTGGTCCGCTACCGGTTCCGGGCGCGCGGCGCGGTCAACTCGCTGATCTTCCTGCCGATGGCGATGCCCGAGGTCGTCATGGCCGCCTCGCTGCTCACGCTGTTCCTCAACATGGGCGCCCAGCTCGGCTTCTGGACGATCCTGATCGCACACATCATGTTCTGCCTCAGCTTCGTCGTCACCGCGGTCAAGGCGCGCGTGATGTCGATGGACCCGCGCCTGGAAGAGGCCGCCCGCGATCTCTACGCGGGGCCGGTACAGACCTTCTGGCGGGTCACCCTGCCCATCGCGGCACCCGGGATCGCCGCGGGCGCGCTGCTGTCCTTCGCGCTCTCCTTCGACGATTTCATCATCACCAATTTCAACGCGGGCTCGACCGTCACCTTCCCCATGTTCGTCTGGGGCTCGGCACAGCGCGGAACGCCCGTCCAGATCAATGTCATCGGCACGGCCATGTTCCTGGTCGCCGTACTGTTCGTGCTGGTCTCGATGCTCGTCACCCACCGTCGCGGTCAGCAGAAGGCGTAA